In Salvelinus fontinalis isolate EN_2023a chromosome 8, ASM2944872v1, whole genome shotgun sequence, the genomic stretch gctccaaagtccaatggcggcgagctacCACTCCAGACGACACTTGGCGTTgcgcatagtgatcttaggcgtgtgtgcagctgctcggccatggaaacccatttcatgaagctcccgacgaacagttcttgtgctgacgttgcttccagaggcagtttttaactcggtagggagtgttgcaactgaggacagaatTTTTACACGTTTCAGCACTTCGCTGTCCCGGTTGGTAAGCTTTtgtggtctaccactttgcggctgagccattgttgctcctaggcgtttccacttcacaataacagaacgtacagttgaccagggcagctctaccagggcagaaatttgactaactcacttgttggaaaagtgacatcctatgatggtgccacgttgaaagtcactgagctcttcagtaaggccattctactgccaatgtttttctaTGGCGTTTGCatgctgtgtgctcaattttatacacctgtataAAATTgagtgtagctgaaatagccaaatccactcatttgaagcattgtccacatacactacatccactacatacagtatactgaaGTATGTAGCTGTATACATGCAGAGCCAAACTCACCTGTCCTTCTGTGGGGTGCagcctccctgctctctcctcctcttctggggGACACATAACGCACCGACGTCTCTTCCAGGTACTTATCCACTGGGTCTGGGCACACTGAAAGGTAAAGCACATGAAGGCTTTTGGTTAGTGACATAAAATATTTCAATTTAACGTAAACTGTCAATTATTAACTAAGGGACTAGAAAGTGTGTTTAAGATGGCGAGAAGTGGCGGGAAAAATATTCGGAATAACATTTAAGAATTGACAACATAACATTTTGCAGATCGGGAATCTACATTTCTCTGTCTCAACAACATTACATGTAGTTTGGTCTTTCATTTTTTTATAAAATGACGGTGGGCCTGAAAAAGACTAAGTTTGAGAAGGAAACCAACACTTACCGGTCTGTCTCTTCCTGAGTGTGACGTAGGGCAGCAGGTCGTGCCGTGTGATGATGCGAAGCAGCTGCAGGACGTGTCTGAAGTTGGTCTCATCACATCGCCCCTGGCGCTCCAGAGCCAGCAGGAAGTCCCGGCCACTCCTGATGCCACCGCGCTCATACTCGTCAATAACGTCCACGAACAGGAACGAGAGCACTCGCACGTCGCGGTGCGTGAGCTGGGCTCCCACTATGTCGAACATGCGGTGCAGCGAGTACAAGCCGTAAGCATTGTCTACGGCTTCCTCGGGCCAGGGTTCAAAGCGTCCCGACGAGGGCATCCTTGAGGAGGCAGAGTTAGTGCAGGAGGCCAACGTGCCCCTATTCACTGCCACTCCGCTGGAGGTCCCCACCGACGAGGACCCCACAGCGCCCATCAGACCTGTGTGGGAGGCAGGGTGCCCCGCAGCACTACTCTGAGTAGAGTCCAGCTGGTTTGGATGAATGTGAGGCCTACCCGGGTGAGCTAATGAGTTCTGGGGGACGAGGAGGGGAGGGTTGACATTTGCATTGGGGAGGTAATGCTGCTGTGAGGTCATCACTGTGTTAGGGGTGGACGATCCCAACAACTTCTGTGTTGTGTCTGAGTACTTCAACTGCTTTCCTACAAGAAAAGGAGGGACAAAACACTATTCACACCTAAAGTGACGACATTTAAAATACACAAATGCAGGACAACAGGATGATTTTGCAGGACAGTGTGAGCTTACATAAATACAAACATTTGGTAGCACCCCCCCCGCCAAATGTTAATGGCTTCATCATAATTTCTTCAAGGTTGTACTGACAAATGTAGCTTattgaatatacactgctcaaaaaaataaagggaacacttaaacaacacaatgtaactccaagtcaatcacacttctgtgaaatcaaactgtccacttaggaagcaacactgattgacaataaatttcacatgctgttgtgcaaatggaatagacaaaaggtggaaattataggcaattagcaagacacccccaataaaggagtggttctgcaggtggtgaccacagaccacttctcagtttctatgcttcctggctgatgttttggtcacttttgaatgctggcggtgctttcactctagtggtagcatgagacggagtctacaacccacacaagtggctcaggtagtgcagctcatccaggatggcacatcaatgcgagctgtggcaagaaggtttgctgtgtctgtcagcgtagtgtccagagcatggaggcgctaccaggagacaggccagtacatcaggagacgtggaggaggccgtaggagggcaacaacccagcagcaggaccgctacctccgcctttgtgcaaggaggatcaggatgagcactgccagagccctgcaaaatgacctccagcaggccacaaatgtgcatgtgtctgctcaaacggtcagaaacagactccatgagggtggtatgagggcccgacgtccacaggtgggggttgtgcttacagcccaacaccgtgcaggacgtttggcatttgccagagaacaccaagattggcaaattcgccactggcgccctgtgctcttcacagatgaaagcaggttcacactgagcacgtgacagagtctggaaacgccgtggagaacgttttgctgcctgcaacatcctccagcatgaccggtttgggggtgggtcagtcatggtgtgggtggCATTTccttgtggggccgcacagccctccatgtgctcgccagaggtagcctgactgccattaggtaccgagatgagatcctcagaccccttgtgagaccatatgctgacacatgcacattcgtggcctgctggaggtcagtttgcagggctctggcagtgctcctccttgcacaaaggtggaggtagcggtcctgctgctgggttgttgccctcctacggcctcctctacatctcctgatgtactggcctgtctcctggtagcgcctccatgctctggacactacgctgacagacacagcaaaccttcttgccacagctcgcattgatgtgccatcctggatgagctgcactacctgagccacttgtgtgggttgtagactccgtctcatgctaccactagagtgaaagcaccgccagcattcaaaagtgaccaaaacatcagccaggaagcataggaactgagaagtggtctgtggtcaccacctgcagaatcactcctttattgggggtgtcttgctaattgcctataatttccaccttttgtctattccatttgcacaacagcatgtgaaatttattgtcaatcagtgttgcttcctaagtggacagtttgatttcacagaagtgtgattgacttggagttacattgtgttgtttaagtgttccctttatttttttgagcagtgtatttatagaATATGCATAAAAACGCATCCTTCAATTGCAACGTTTGCATATGcccaacatttctgtttttaatagGCTACCCTCAAACACCAAATTAGGCATAACAAATTTCAAAATAGACCATGGCATGATCAATGTCAATCGTGAATGATAACTCTGGTTTTACCAGTAAAATGTCAAAAATGTGTCTGCATTCTAatcatttgatctcaatcagtttcattGGTAATATAGATTTAGATGTTCTTGAATTGTTTCGTGAATACattagagcagatggtgttaaactatatagccTTCTGgtattttgtttcaatcaaagAACAGTCTGCCTAGTAGCTCGCACTGTTGAGTTTTGCCCGCATGAGATTTAttataaaaatgtttttacatttaGCCTATCATCCTAAAATATCTTTATAAATGGTGATGTTTTTGGTGTAACAATAACGTATTACTATTATATTTGGTTATGTTATGTAAAATACTAATTAATCATTATATTATCTTCGAAGACTGATTCAGCTTTTACTAAAGTGGTACATCGGAAGCGCTCCACCACTGCAGTCTGCTGCACTGAACGAGCAATTGAAGCGCACCTAGCCTACTCTTTTGTCTCGCGCAAAATTTGGTGACGCAGAAATGAGAGACCACAGTTTGGCTGTTTTATGAAAATCTGGGAATATTTCTGGTTCGTCTCATGGAATGTAAAACAGCTGGGAAGGGAGACTTAAAACGGGATTGAGTGAAGTAGCTGCAAATATGTTGAATAAGCAACTGATGAGCCTCACACGTTTGACGAAATTACCTTATACATTTTAGTTTTAAAATCACCAGTAGGTTTAGGCTACCACATCCTTATGAAATGTATATTTTCATAAAAAAGACACGCTGGAATGTCTAACTGAAAAACGCTTACTTGTAACTATGTGTTGAATTtcatacttttatttattttattattgaaCGCAAAAACCTTATTTTCAATGCGCTTGTGCCAATTGAATATCTGTGTATGTAGTACGTCAATCACGGCAGCTACGTCCCCAGTTGAGGAACACATGAGGAAAACGTTGGTTGTTGTATTCCAGTGTTTCCAAACCAGGGGTACTAGGCCCCCtaggggtacttgagaagactcgtGAGACCATAGGCTTATTGGTAAAGTGCACATGAAGGGGTACTTCAAGGGTAGTCTGGGCAGAGCAAAATGTACTTGATGTTACAGTAACCAAACGGTTGGGAATCAAAGTTTTTATTTAAAGTATGAATGTCAGTAACTCTTACCCCGCGGAAGGACTGCAGTTGTACAGGACAAACATAGGTATATGTAAGCGTTTTCAGAATTAACATGTTTACAAGTATCGACTGATGGTGACCCAATGTTGTTAGATAATTGCGCTACCAGTTATCAATACACTACTCCGCCTCCGAGAACTGGCTACATTGAGGCGTTCCTCAACTAAGCTACCGTTAACTAAATCACAACAGTCGGGAAGCTAACGTAGCTTGTTGTAAACAGTAATGACCAGCTAGCTAACGCTAGAGTACTAACTAGCTACATGGTGACATTGTTGACTGTCGCTAACCCTAAATGGCTAGCTAACCTTAGCTAGCTGACTAAACCACGCAGCTAACTGGCTAGCCACCTTGCTACAAATAAGCAGCTTGTTattgtgaaaatgtagctagctaacgttagctacgtcAACTAGTTTCAATTTAGATAAACTAGTTAGCTAAATATTTCAgttacacacaacaacaaaatgcAACAAAAGTTTAGTCATAAAATAAACGACACCACCAGTAACTAACTAGTTTTTCAAaaaagctagttagctaacaaggACTAGGTCGCTTATGCTAGTTGGCTAACTTTAGCAAAGTAGATAACGTTACCTGGCTATTGATGCTTACCTTAGCTACGTTTCCTTGAGTTAATACCTTGATTCAAAGTAATTTAACTTGAAATACCGTAGATACTTACTTAACGTTTTTGGTTGAACGCTTAACTAGCTCCTTCAAGATCAGAAAACACAATTATGGTGTATAATTGCACACTCTTTCACAAGGCTAACAATTAGCATGCCCATTTTCGTTTCTCAGCTAAAATGAAAGAACATCCGGTACACTACGTAGAATTAACATCCGGGTTACAATGGTTTAGACTAGCGAGTCTCAAATTCGGTTCGCGTTAGAATGCTTGTAAACCAGACACTCATTTCCTTCTTCGAAGTTCTCTCTCTTGAAGTACTCTTTGATCTAAACACAGTTGGCTAGGTAAAAACACATGTTTCTCTACATGAGATGGATTGTTTGTTTATGACAACAAAAACAGGATTAATGTGTTTGGGTTATGATAGGTGATATGAAGCTCATTTACAAATTAGGGACAGTTCGACATTTACTGGGGGGGAAGGGATGGCAAACTTTTTATTGTTGCTTTCGGCaaggttgtgtgttttttttattgggCACGGGAGGGTATTACATTTTTCCCCCTGGTTTACATTCACTCTTTTGCAGGTTTTACTATATCATTTCTTGCATCCTAGCTGAATTGACTCATCGGCTTGCATGCGCCTCCCCTATATCAAGGTGTTTTGGTGCTTCCCTTATGCTCCACACTTTTCAGACTGCTAACTTTCACAataccacaggtcaatatagtgTCTAttctgtctatcctgccctctatccacagaagtggtagatggatcatttgtccagatctgcaatagGCTAACTAGAAATCAAACCACATTggccaatctgcagttgctacatcccactgctggcttgcttctgctCAGCAGGGTGGtcttggtcagtccctggatgggagaccagatgctgctggaagtagtGTAGGagagccagtaggaggcactctttcctctggtctaaaataaaatatcccaatgccccagggcagtgattggggacatttccCTGTGT encodes the following:
- the LOC129860917 gene encoding death effector domain-containing protein-like, which codes for MTSQQHYLPNANVNPPLLVPQNSLAHPGRPHIHPNQLDSTQSSAAGHPASHTGLMGAVGSSSVGTSSGVAVNRGTLASCTNSASSRMPSSGRFEPWPEEAVDNAYGLYSLHRMFDIVGAQLTHRDVRVLSFLFVDVIDEYERGGIRSGRDFLLALERQGRCDETNFRHVLQLLRIITRHDLLPYVTLRKRQTVCPDPVDKYLEETSVRYVSPRRGGESREAAPHRRTGPQPVICCSPSGTQVGPSRTKPGPPLPSRKRKRAYATGDCREKQTCDIRLRVRAEYCQHESALLGNIFSNKQEALERQFERFNQANTILKSRDLGSIICDIKFSELTYLDAFWRDYINGSLLEALKGVFITDSLKQAVGHEAIKLLVNVDEEDYQAGRRKLLWNLVTGVGAGSAAEAAAALGGSRETPS